In Deinococcus apachensis DSM 19763, the genomic window CCGCTCTCGCCCGCCTCGGCATCCCCACCTGCCCGGGGACCAGATGAGGGGCATCCTCCTCCCCCTCCTGCTGCTAGGCACGGCGCTGGCGGGGGGCGACGGGGGCGGCTGGCGGGTCCTCCACCCGGACGGCACGTTGGCCCCCGCCGGGGTGCTGCGGCCTCCTCCCCCCTGCCCGCTCCTGCGTCTGCCCACCTCGTGGGACGTTCGCTCGCAGGTCTACGCGGACGTGACGGGCGACGGCAGCCCGGAATGCGTCCTCGGGGTGTGGAGGCCCTGGCGCGACTGGCCGGTCGCCCGCTGGTCGGCGTCCCCCTCGCCCATCACGGGGAACCGGGACGCGCGGGGGGACAGTTCACATGTCGCCGTGCTGAAACCCGGCCCGGGAGGCTCGTACCGCAACGTCTGGGTGGGGAGCGCGCTGTACCGCCCCGTCACAGCGCTGACCGTGCGGCCAGGTGGTGAACTCGTCACGTTGGAGGCCACCTACGCGCGGGGCCGGGAGGCTACCGCCACCGCACTCAGCGAGTGGACCTGGACGGGCTTCGGCTTCCGGCTGGAACGCCGGGTGGCCCTGAAGGCGCGGGCCGTCAGCGTGGACGCGCGGGGTCAGCCTGCCGTGCGTTGAACTGGCCTACGCGCCCTCTGCCACTCGGCCGATGCCGGAACACAGCTCACCCCGGCAGAGTGGGCACACTTCGGGAATGAAGGAAAGAAAGGGGGCGAGCCATGCCGCGAATACGACAAGATAGCCGGAGCACCGAGGCCGACGACCCAGGCGACCGGAACGGGGCACCCGCCCCCCGGTCCTCACCACAGGGGGACGCCGCGAGCGACTGAAGGCGGCGCCCCAGGCAGGGACAGCACATGAACGGAAAACTGGTCACCAAACTGGGCTTCGAGAAAAAGGCGGTGGCCCTGGCCCTCGCCGCTGCCACCCAGCGCGAACGGGCGGGGCTGGGCCGCCAGGAGATTCTGGAGGAGTTGCGCGCGGTGCAGGAGAACCCGGGCGCGTTCCTCTCGGGCGGGGTGTACGCCGACCTCGCGGCCGAACTGACGAACCAGCGGGCGAAGGCGGACGCGCGCCGGGGAGCCGAGTTGCGCTCCACCCCCCTCCCCTACCGCGTGTGGGGCGAGGACCTGATCGAGCCGGGCGCCCGCGAGCAGATGGACGCGGCGATGGTGCTGCCCATCTCCCGCGCGGGCGCCCTGATGCCCGACGCGCACGTCGGCTACGGCCTGCCCATCGGGGGAGTGCTCGCCGCCGAGGACGCCGTGATTCCCTACGGCGTCGGGGTGGACATCGGCTGCTCCATGCGCCTGAGCGTGCTGCCCCTGAACCCTGACGCGCTGGGCACCGACGAGGCCCGCCGCCTGCTCCTGAAGCACACCCGCTTCGGCGCGGGGGTCGGCTTCGAGAAACGCGACCGCGAGGACCACGAGGTGCTCCACGAGTCCACCTGGCGCGAACAGCCCCTCCTGCGCCACCTCCACGACAAGGCGGCCGAGCAGATCGGCACGAGCGGCAGCGGGAACCATTTCGCCGAGTTCGGCACGCTGACGCTGACGCAGCCCGACCTGGGGCTGGAGGCGGGCGAGTACCTCGCCATCCTGTCGCACAGCGGCTCGCGCGGTTTCGGGGCACAGGTGGCGAACCACTACACCAAGGTCGCGCAGGCCCTGCACCCGAACCTCGACCCCGCCGTCCGCAAGCTCGCCTGGCTGCCCCTGGGCACCGAGGACGGCGAGGGCTACTGGCAAGCGATGAACCTGGCCGGACGCTACGCCCTCGCCAACCACGAGCTGATCCACCGCCGCCTCGCCCGCGCGCTGAACGTGGACCCGCTCGCCACCGTGAGCAACAGCCACAACCTCGCCTGGCGCCAGCGGGTGGGCGAACACGACCTGATCGTCCACCGCAAGGGCGCCACCCCCGCCGAACGCGGGCAACTGGGCCTGATCCCCGGCAGCATGGCCGACCCCGGCTTCGTGGTGCGCGGCCTGGGCAACCCCGAGGCCCTCGCCAGCGCCAGCCACGGGGCGGGGCGCCAGATGGGGCGCAAGGCGGCAGCGAACACCCTCGCCAAGAAGGACGTGCAGGCCTACCTGAGCGAACGCGGCGTCACCTTGATCGGCGGCGGCATCGACGAGGCGCCCCAGGCCTACAAGCGCATCGAGCACGTGATCGCCCGCCAGAGCGACCTGGTGGACGTGGTCGCGCAGTTCACGCCCCGCGTGGTGCGGATGGACACGGGGAGCGAGGACGTGTAGGGGGAATAGTCAAATAGCAGTGGAAGTCGCCCCGGCCTGACTTGCGCGCAGGCCGGGGCAGCTTTTTGGGTTGGAGGGTGGGGGCATAAGTTGGCTGAGGAGGGCAGGCTGGCGCCTGCCACCCCCCTCCCAGCCTCCCCCGCAAGGGGGGAGGGGTAACAGCGCCAAAGCTTCAGCTCTTTAAAAACCGTCTCTTGTGGACGGCCAATCGCCACAAGTAGCTGGCTCTCGCACGGCCTTCACTACGTCGGCTCGCGCAGCGAGACGGTGAGCCAGTGGTTAGGGACAGAGCAAGATCAAACATTGCGCGCTGAGAAAGACGACCACGGGCGTGGCGGGCCAAGCCCCTTGCCGAGCGCAGCGCCGCTCCCCTGCCCCGATGGGGGGAGGGGCTGGGGGTAGGGGCAAACCGAGGCAAGACCTCCTTCCCCTCAATCCAACCCGCCCGCCAACCTCTCCAGCAGCGCCACCCCAAACGCCACCCCCTGCCCAAAATGCTCCCTCACGATGTTCTCGTTCGGCGCATGAACCCGCCCCCCGATATTCCCGATGCCCGCCGCCACACACGGCACCCCGACCGCCTCCTGAAAGGGAGACATCGGCCCACTCCCCCCGCTCGACGGCTGCACAATCGGCTCCGCCCCATACGCCTCCCGCGCCGCCGCAACGCACGCCCGCACGAAGGGATGCCCCGCGTCCGCCCGCGCGGGCTTCTGGTGCGCCTCCAGCTCGACGACCTCCACATCCCCGAGCCCCTGTGCGTCGAGGTGTGCGCGCAGCAATTCCAGTACCCGCGCCGGGTCCTGATCGGGCACCAGCCGGAAGTCCAGCTTCACGAAGCCGTGGGCGGGCAGGACAGTTTTGCTCCCCTCCCCCTCGTAGCCGCCACCCCAGCCGTTCACGTTGACGACCGGGTGGAGGTTCAGGCGTTCGTGGTAGGCGGGGCCGGTGGCGAGCGGGCGGGTAACGCCGTACGTGTCCCGCACCGCCTGCCCATCCCCGGGAATCTGCGCGATGGCTGTCCGGTCCGCCTCCGACGCCTCCCGCACATCGTCGTAGAAGCCGGAGATGGTCACCCGCCCGCTGTCGTCCCGCAGAGAGGCGACCGCGCGGGCCAGACGGTACAGCGGATTGTCGATCACCGCCCCCAGGCTGCTGTGCAGATCGGATGCCGCCACCCGGCAGCGCAGTTCCACGCACATCACGCCCTTGAGCCCCAGCGAGAGGACGGGCCGCCCGTCGGGGTCGATGCCGCCGAACTCCCACCAGCAGCCGTCCGCCTTCAGTTCCTCCGCGTGTTCGGTCACGAAGCGTTCCAGCGAGGGACTGCCGACCTCCTCCTCACCCTCGATCAGCCAGCGGATGCGGAGGGGAAGCTGGCCGCCATTCCGCTCCTTGACTGCCCGAAGGGCCGCCAGGCGCGAGGCGAACTCACCCTTATCGTCCGAGGCACCGCGCCCGTACAGCCGCCCGTCCCGCTCAGTGAGCTGAAAGGGCGGGCTCTCCCAGAGCTCCAGCGGGTCTTCCGGCTGCACGTCGTAGTGGTTGTAGATCAACAACGTGGTAGGCCCTTCCCCCGCCTCGGCGACGAGGACGGGGGCCACCTCGCCTGGGTACTCGCGCACGCGGAAGCCCTCGGCCTCCAAGAGCCGGGTCACGAAGGCCGCCGTCTCCGGGAGCATCCGCCCCTGGGCCGAGACACTCTCCAGGGCGACGAGATCACGCAGGTCCGCCAGGCCGCGCTCGATGTGGGCCGTCAGGTCAGGTTGAGTCACGAGGGCAGGGTAAGGGATGGGGGGGCAGAGGACCCCGGAGCCCCTCCATCCTCCTCACTGCTCGAAGCCGTGCGGGTGCTTGCGGTGCCAGTCCCACGCCGTCCGCACGATCTCCTTCAGGTCGGTGAACTGCGGCCTGAAGCCCAGCTCATCCACGATGCGGCGAGCACCCGCGACGAGGCGGGGCGGGTCGCCGGGTCGGCGGGGGGCGATCTCGCGCGTCAGAGGGGAAAATCCGTCCTCGGTGATCACTGCATCCACCGCGTCCAGCACTTGCCGGACGGAGAAGCCGTGGCCCAGGCCCACGTTGTAGGTGGCAGCACCCTGCCCGCCACCCGCCATCGCATCAACCGCCAACACGTGCGCGTCGGCCAGGTCCTGCACGTGGATGTAGTCGCGGATGCAGGTGCCGTCGGGCGTGGGGTAGTCGTCCCCGAAGATCATCATCTTCTCGCGCTGGCCCAGAGCGGTCAGGCAGGCGAGTTCGATCAGGTGGGTCTTGTTGGGATGAGCCTCGCCGATTTCCCCGCCCGGGGCGGCCCCACTCACGTTGAAGTATCGCAGGATGGTGTACGGCAGCCCATGCGCGACGTGGAAGGCGTGGATCATGTTCTCGGTCATCAGCTTGGTCTCGCCGTACACGCTCTCGGGGTGCAGCGGGGCGTCCTCGGGGATGGGCACGGCGTCGGTCGTGCCGTATACGGCGGCGGTCGAGGAGAACACCAGCGGCACCTTGCGCGTCTCCACGATGCCCTGGAGGAGGTTCAGGCTGCCCACCACGTTGTTGCGGTAGTAGCGGCCCGGGGCCCGCATGCTCTCGCCCACCTCGATCAGAGCGGCGAAGTGGATCACCGCGTCGGGCTTGTGAACCTCCAGTGCCGCCTTGACACTCGCCGCGTCGAGCAGGTCCGCTTGCACGAACTTGACCTCCGGCGGCAATGCCTGCGCGTGCCCGCTCAACAGGTTGTCGAACACCACCACCTCGTGCCCCGCCGCGCACAGTTGCCGCACCGTATGCGACCCGATGTACCCCGCTCCTCCCACCACCATCAGCCTCATAGGGCACAGGGTAAAGGATGGCGGCGGAGGGGGCTTTCCCCGGACCTTCAGGCTTGGTTGGTCGTCCCCCTCACGATGAGCCGTGTGGGGAGCCGGACGCCAGAAGGAGCCTCTCCCCGCAGCAGGGCGAGCATCGCGTGACCCGCCTGGGAGCCCTTGTCCTCGGTGGGCTGGTGGACCGTGGTGAGGCCCAGGGCGGCGCTGCTGGGAATGTCGTCGTAGCCGACCACGCTCAGGTCTGCGGGCACGCTCCGGCCCAGCTCGGCGGCGGCCCGCAGGGCGCCCTGAGCGAGCACGTCGCTCATGCACAGCAGGGCCGTCACCCCGGGGTGGGCGGCGAGCAGCGCGCGGGTGAGGTGGGCGCCGGACTCCGGGGAGTTGTCGGAGCTCTCGCCGACGTGGAGGCACGCCCCGCCATCCAAACCCCGCCGGTACCCCTCCAGCCGGGCGCGGATGTGGGTGTTCGGCGCCGCCTCACTCCCCAGCGGCAGGGCGAGGACACCGACCTCCCGGTGCCCCAGGCCACGCAGGTGCTGGGCAGCGGCGTGGGCGCCCTCCCCGTCCTCGATGCCAACCAGGGGTAGTCCCTCCTGCGCGGCCTGGTCCACCAGGACGGCGGGCAGGGCGCGAGCGCGGGCGGCGGCCAGGGCGGGACTCGCCCCCGTGGTCGCGTACAGGATCAGGCCGTCCACGCTGGCGGTCGTGACGGAGCTGGGTTCCGTTCCACCGGCCAGCAGCAGCAGGCTCAGCCCCTCCTGCTGCACGGCCCGCGCCACCCCCCCCAGGAAGAGGCTGGCGGCGGGATCGGCGAAGGCGGTGTGGAGCGGGCTGTCGTACACCACCCCGATCACGCCGCTGCGCCCCCGCCGCAGGCTGCGGGCCAGGGGATCGGGGCCACTGTAGCCCAGCTCGCCCGCCGCCTTCAGGACGCGCGCCCGCAGGTCGGGGGACAGTTGGTCCGGCCGGTTGTAGGCGTTGCTGACGGTGGCGGGCGACACCCCCAGCCGGGCCGCCACATCGCGCAGGGTCACGCGGCGAGGAGGCACCTTGGCACTGGGCATGGGGGAATGCTAGCGTATGGAGACCGGGTCTGAATCGATTCAGACCTCAACCATAACCCGCCCCTGGAGTACCCATGACGGACCTGTCCCTCTCCCCCAACGCTCCCGTCTCCCCCGCCCGCAGCGAGACCGCACGCCGCGCGGTGGATGTCATTTTCCTGGTCAACGGGACGGTCTATGCCACCTGGGCGGTGAACATTCCGGTCGTCCGCGACCACCTGGGCCTGACGGCGGCCCAGGTGGGGCTCGCGCTGCTGGCGGTGGGGCTGGGGAGCCTCGCCAGCATGCCGCTCACGGGGGGCTGGACGGCCCGCTTCGGCAGCGCGCGAGTCACTCAGGTCGCCGTGGTGCTGGCGCTGCTATCGCTGCTGCCGCCCCTGCTCGCGCCGAACCTTGCCACGCTGCTGCTCGCCCTGGCGGTGATGGGCGCGGCGAACGGCGCCCTCGACGTCGCCATGAACGCCCAGGGGGTGACGGTCGAGCGGCGGCTGGCGCGGCCCGTCATGAGCCGCTTCCACGCCTACTTCAGCCTGGGGGGCGTGGTGGGGGCGCTCCTGGGCACCCTGCTGGTGGGGCGCGTGCCGCTGCTCGCCCACGGCCTGCTCGTCGTGGCGACGACCACGCTGGCCGGACTCCTGGCGGGGCGCCTGCTGCTGCCTGACCTCCCGGAGACCGGGGCAGGTGGGGAGACGGCCCGCTCCGGTACCCGCTCCCGCCTGAGCCCCGCCGTGCTGCTGCTGGGCGCCCTGTGCTTCCTGGGCATGCTCTCGGAGGGCGCGAATTACGACTGGGCCGCGCTGTACTTCCGGGACGTGCTCGGCCTGGCGGGGGGTAACTCCGGCATCGGATACGCGGCCTTCGTCACGGCCATGACGCTGGGCCGCTGGTTCGGTGACGCTGCCCGTGCCCGGTTGGGCGACGAGCGGACGGTGCGCGGGGGGGCGCTGCTCACCGCCGCCGGACTAGGCCTCGCGCTGATCGTGCGCGAACCGCTGCCCGCCACCCTGGGCTTCGCGCTCTCAGGCCTGGGTCTGAGCAACGTCGTGCCCGTGCTGTACGGCACCGCGGGGCACGCGCTCGCCGGGCGGGGCATCGCGCAGGTCGCCACCCTGGGCTACGCGGGCTTCCTCCTCGGCCCCCCCGCCATCGGCTTCGTCGCCGAGCATCTCGGCCTCCCCGCCGCGCTGGGGCTCGCCCTTGCCGGAGCGGTCCTGGTGGCGGTGCTGGGGGGACGGGCCTTCGCCCTCGTGCGTGGCCGGAACCGGGCGGAGGCTGTCCAGAGCATTTGACGGGAAAATGGAGCCTGTCGAAAAGGTCCCTCTCCTCATGGAGAAGGCTTTTCTGACCCCCCTCCCCTTGGTAGAGGGTCTTGCCCCGAGACTCACCCCTCCTCGCCTCGCCCCCACCTCCCCACGTAACGGGCGCGGGGGCGGATGAACTGCCCGTGCGTGCGCGCCTCGATGGCATGGGCCAGCCAGCCCGAGGCGCGGCCGAGCGCGAACAGCGTGACAGCGTCCTCCGCTCCCCGTCCCAGCTCCTGCACCAGCGCGGCGAGGGCGAGGTCGATGTTGGGGGCTTCGCCCGTCTCCCCCGCCATGTGGTCGGCGAGCGCGAGGACGGCTTGGACGGTGGGTGAACCGGGATGAGTCTGCCCGAGTGCGGACAACAGGGCGCGGGCGCGCGGGTCCCCCTGAGGGTAGAGCCGATGCCCAAACCCGGGAGGATGACCGTAGCGGCGGGTCGCCTCGCGCAGGGCCGCCATAGGGTCCCCGTCCGGCGCCCCCCGCAACAGGTCGAAGGCGGCCACGCCCGCCAACCCGTGCCGCGTTCCTTGCACCGCTGCCAGCGCGGCGAGCGTTGAGTGGGGCAGGCTGGCCCCCCCACCCGCGGCCACCCGTGCGGTGAAGGCGCTCACATTCAACTCGTGGTCCGCCAGCAGCACGAGCGCGCGGCGCAACAGGTCGGCCCCCCCGTCACCAGTCCCCCAGGCCCGGGCCAGGCGGGCGTGCAGCGGCAAGTCCGGGGCAGGCGGCACCCCCAGGTGACGTTCCAGCGTGCCGTAGAGCAGGTTCAGCACCCGGGCGGCTGCGGCGGGCAACACCTCGGGGCGGCCGTCGAGGGCGGCCACATCATGCGCTCCCGCATGGACGAGGGCGAACCCCAGGGCCTCTGGAGCCGCGCCCGACCGGGGCAACGGCGCGAGCGTCAGTCGCGCCCGCAGGGGAAGCTGCTTCCAGCGGCCCGCCTCGCCAGTCCACAGCAGCGCGGCGACCTCTTCCACCGTCGCGGTCTCTGCCAGGGCCAGCGCGTCCTGCCCCCGGTAGCTCAGCTCCCCGCCCGAGATGAGGGTCAAAGCGCTGTCCAGCACCGGCATTCCCCACGCCAGGGCGCCCTGCACGGCCTCCTCCGTCGCGGCCTCCGGGTCGCGCCGCGCGCCCTGGCGCCGCCGCAGGTTCTGCACGTCCTCCGCGTGGTAGCGCCGCTCCCGGGTGCCTGCTGGGCCGGGCTCGCTGCGAATGAGTCCCCGCGAGACGTAAGCGTAGAGCGTCGCAGGCTTCACGCCAAGCAGCGCCGTCGCCTCTGCGGTGGACAGGGTCCGTGGATCAGACATCACGGCAACATTCCGGTCAGACACTTACGGAGGCGAAGTGGTGCCACGGACGAAGGGGCAGTGAACACATCCCCATCCTAACATTGATCCTTCAATCAAGATTGACGCTCCATGTTGATAAGTCTACCGTGCGGGCATGACAACGGTACCCACGGTGTTGGACGTGCCTGAACCCAACCTCTTCCCCGATGCCTTTCCCACGGGCGGCTTCCCAAGGGTGGTCTGGGAGGAGGGGAAGCGGCCCCCCACCCTTCCCCCCATCGCCTGGACCACGGAAACCACTCACCGCGACGGCCAGCAGGGCGGACTACCGCTCACGGCGGCGGAGGGTCTCGCCATCTACGATTTGATGGGGGCCTTTACGAGCGACTCGGGCGCGATTCGTCAAGCCGAGTTCTTCGTATACCGCCCGGCAGATCGCGAGATGCTGGAGGGCGCCCTCGAACGCTGGAGGGGCAGCCACCCCGTCGAGCCGACGACGTGGATTCGGGCGACCCGGGGGGACGCGGCGCTGGTGGCCGGGCTGGGCGTGCGTGAGACGGGGATGCTCGCCAGCGCGAGCGACTACCACACCTTCTACAAGTTCACGCCGGGGGGCCGCGCGCAGGCGGCGCACACCTATCTCGACGCGGTCCGGGCCGTGCTCGACGCGGGCCTGCGTCCCCGCCTCCACCTGGAGGACGCCACGCGCGCCCCCCGCGAGTTCATCCTGCCGTTCGTGGCCGCGGTGCAGGAGATCGCCGCCCCCTTCGGCGAGGACCAGGCCCCCCGCTTCCGGGTCTGCGACACGATGGGGCTGGGCCTCCCTCTGGAGGGCGTCGCCTGGCCGCGCAGTGTCCCCGGAATAATCCGTGAACTTGTCGCGGCGGGCGTTCCAGGTGAGCGGCTGGAGTTTCACCCCCACAACGACACGCATCTGGTGGTCGCCAACTGCCTCTCCGCCGTCCTGGCGGGATGCGCGGCGGTCAACGGCACCCTGCTGGGCAAGGGTGAACGCACCGGGAATGCGCCCCTGGAGGGCGTGCTGTTGCACCTGATCGGCCTCGGGCTGCTGCTCGGCCAGCCCGACTACCGCGCGCTCAACGACCTGGCTGGCCTCTACGAGCGGCTGGGACAGGGCGTTCCGGCCAAGTACCCGCTCTACGGCCGCGACGCTCACCGCACCCGCGCGGGCATCCACGCCGACGGGCTGAACAAGTTCTGGCCGATGTACGCCCCCTTCGACGTGCCCCGCCTGCTCGGCCGACCCCTGACGCTCAGCCTCACCAAGGACAGCGGCCTGGCCGGGCTCATCTTCCTGATCAAGGGGCACACCGGCATGGAGCTGGGCAAGGAACACCCCGGCCTGCGCGCCCTGCACGCTGACCTCGCGGCTGAGTTCGACGCGGGCCGTCAGACCGCCGTCGAGTGGGAGGAAATCGAGCCGCGCGCCCGTTCTCTCGTCTGAGCCAAGGTGGGGCATGTTAGCCTCTGCCATGCAGCTCGAAAACTACCGGGTGCGCCCGGGTCAACCTGTTCAGCTCAGCCAATGGGCACCGGACGACGATGGCGGCCTCTCCAAACGGCAGGGTCAGACGCTGCTGCCCGATCTGGAAGCGCGGCTGGCCGACCTTCAGGAGGGCCTGTACGCCGAGGGAAAGCAGGCCCTCCTCATCGTCTTGCAGGCGCGTGACGCGGGCGGTAAGGACGGCACTGTCAAGCGGGTGATCGGGGCATTTAACCCCAACGGCGTGCAGATCAGCAATTTCAAGGTGCCGACTGAGGAGGAACGCGCCCACGACTTCCTGTGGCGCATCCACGCCCGCGTGCCCCGCTCGGGCCTGATC contains:
- a CDS encoding RtcB family protein, yielding MNGKLVTKLGFEKKAVALALAAATQRERAGLGRQEILEELRAVQENPGAFLSGGVYADLAAELTNQRAKADARRGAELRSTPLPYRVWGEDLIEPGAREQMDAAMVLPISRAGALMPDAHVGYGLPIGGVLAAEDAVIPYGVGVDIGCSMRLSVLPLNPDALGTDEARRLLLKHTRFGAGVGFEKRDREDHEVLHESTWREQPLLRHLHDKAAEQIGTSGSGNHFAEFGTLTLTQPDLGLEAGEYLAILSHSGSRGFGAQVANHYTKVAQALHPNLDPAVRKLAWLPLGTEDGEGYWQAMNLAGRYALANHELIHRRLARALNVDPLATVSNSHNLAWRQRVGEHDLIVHRKGATPAERGQLGLIPGSMADPGFVVRGLGNPEALASASHGAGRQMGRKAAANTLAKKDVQAYLSERGVTLIGGGIDEAPQAYKRIEHVIARQSDLVDVVAQFTPRVVRMDTGSEDV
- a CDS encoding M20/M25/M40 family metallo-hydrolase, translating into MTQPDLTAHIERGLADLRDLVALESVSAQGRMLPETAAFVTRLLEAEGFRVREYPGEVAPVLVAEAGEGPTTLLIYNHYDVQPEDPLELWESPPFQLTERDGRLYGRGASDDKGEFASRLAALRAVKERNGGQLPLRIRWLIEGEEEVGSPSLERFVTEHAEELKADGCWWEFGGIDPDGRPVLSLGLKGVMCVELRCRVAASDLHSSLGAVIDNPLYRLARAVASLRDDSGRVTISGFYDDVREASEADRTAIAQIPGDGQAVRDTYGVTRPLATGPAYHERLNLHPVVNVNGWGGGYEGEGSKTVLPAHGFVKLDFRLVPDQDPARVLELLRAHLDAQGLGDVEVVELEAHQKPARADAGHPFVRACVAAAREAYGAEPIVQPSSGGSGPMSPFQEAVGVPCVAAGIGNIGGRVHAPNENIVREHFGQGVAFGVALLERLAGGLD
- the galE gene encoding UDP-glucose 4-epimerase GalE; amino-acid sequence: MRLMVVGGAGYIGSHTVRQLCAAGHEVVVFDNLLSGHAQALPPEVKFVQADLLDAASVKAALEVHKPDAVIHFAALIEVGESMRAPGRYYRNNVVGSLNLLQGIVETRKVPLVFSSTAAVYGTTDAVPIPEDAPLHPESVYGETKLMTENMIHAFHVAHGLPYTILRYFNVSGAAPGGEIGEAHPNKTHLIELACLTALGQREKMMIFGDDYPTPDGTCIRDYIHVQDLADAHVLAVDAMAGGGQGAATYNVGLGHGFSVRQVLDAVDAVITEDGFSPLTREIAPRRPGDPPRLVAGARRIVDELGFRPQFTDLKEIVRTAWDWHRKHPHGFEQ
- a CDS encoding LacI family DNA-binding transcriptional regulator, whose translation is MPSAKVPPRRVTLRDVAARLGVSPATVSNAYNRPDQLSPDLRARVLKAAGELGYSGPDPLARSLRRGRSGVIGVVYDSPLHTAFADPAASLFLGGVARAVQQEGLSLLLLAGGTEPSSVTTASVDGLILYATTGASPALAAARARALPAVLVDQAAQEGLPLVGIEDGEGAHAAAQHLRGLGHREVGVLALPLGSEAAPNTHIRARLEGYRRGLDGGACLHVGESSDNSPESGAHLTRALLAAHPGVTALLCMSDVLAQGALRAAAELGRSVPADLSVVGYDDIPSSAALGLTTVHQPTEDKGSQAGHAMLALLRGEAPSGVRLPTRLIVRGTTNQA
- a CDS encoding MFS transporter — encoded protein: MTDLSLSPNAPVSPARSETARRAVDVIFLVNGTVYATWAVNIPVVRDHLGLTAAQVGLALLAVGLGSLASMPLTGGWTARFGSARVTQVAVVLALLSLLPPLLAPNLATLLLALAVMGAANGALDVAMNAQGVTVERRLARPVMSRFHAYFSLGGVVGALLGTLLVGRVPLLAHGLLVVATTTLAGLLAGRLLLPDLPETGAGGETARSGTRSRLSPAVLLLGALCFLGMLSEGANYDWAALYFRDVLGLAGGNSGIGYAAFVTAMTLGRWFGDAARARLGDERTVRGGALLTAAGLGLALIVREPLPATLGFALSGLGLSNVVPVLYGTAGHALAGRGIAQVATLGYAGFLLGPPAIGFVAEHLGLPAALGLALAGAVLVAVLGGRAFALVRGRNRAEAVQSI
- a CDS encoding citrate synthase family protein, whose protein sequence is MSDPRTLSTAEATALLGVKPATLYAYVSRGLIRSEPGPAGTRERRYHAEDVQNLRRRQGARRDPEAATEEAVQGALAWGMPVLDSALTLISGGELSYRGQDALALAETATVEEVAALLWTGEAGRWKQLPLRARLTLAPLPRSGAAPEALGFALVHAGAHDVAALDGRPEVLPAAAARVLNLLYGTLERHLGVPPAPDLPLHARLARAWGTGDGGADLLRRALVLLADHELNVSAFTARVAAGGGASLPHSTLAALAAVQGTRHGLAGVAAFDLLRGAPDGDPMAALREATRRYGHPPGFGHRLYPQGDPRARALLSALGQTHPGSPTVQAVLALADHMAGETGEAPNIDLALAALVQELGRGAEDAVTLFALGRASGWLAHAIEARTHGQFIRPRARYVGRWGRGEEG
- a CDS encoding pyruvate carboxyltransferase; translation: MTTVPTVLDVPEPNLFPDAFPTGGFPRVVWEEGKRPPTLPPIAWTTETTHRDGQQGGLPLTAAEGLAIYDLMGAFTSDSGAIRQAEFFVYRPADREMLEGALERWRGSHPVEPTTWIRATRGDAALVAGLGVRETGMLASASDYHTFYKFTPGGRAQAAHTYLDAVRAVLDAGLRPRLHLEDATRAPREFILPFVAAVQEIAAPFGEDQAPRFRVCDTMGLGLPLEGVAWPRSVPGIIRELVAAGVPGERLEFHPHNDTHLVVANCLSAVLAGCAAVNGTLLGKGERTGNAPLEGVLLHLIGLGLLLGQPDYRALNDLAGLYERLGQGVPAKYPLYGRDAHRTRAGIHADGLNKFWPMYAPFDVPRLLGRPLTLSLTKDSGLAGLIFLIKGHTGMELGKEHPGLRALHADLAAEFDAGRQTAVEWEEIEPRARSLV